The Vicinamibacterales bacterium sequence CGGCTGGCCGCGGCCCATCCTGACCGACAGCGGCGGCTATCAGGTGTTCAGCTTGGCCCAGACGCGCCAGGTGTCGGAGCAAGGCGTCGAGTTCCGCTCGCACCTCGACGGCGCGCTCTGCGCGCTCTCGCCGGAGCGGGCGACCGATATCCAGGCCCAGCTCGGCTCCGACGTCGCGATGGTCCTCGACGAGTGTGTGGGGAGCGGGCCCCGGAATCCGGGTCGCGGTTCCGGACCGTCCGCGGGCGTCGATCCGCAGATCCCACCGTCCGACGCGCTTCCCGGCACCGGCGACCGGCGACCTGCGATGGAGCGATCAGCGCGCTGGGCCAGACGCTGCCGCACGCGGTTTCTGCAGCTCCGGCACGAGCGCGTCGACGGCGTGCTCGTCACCAACGCCGGCCAGGCGCAGTTCGGGATCATCCAGGGAGGCACGGACCCTGGTCTGCGCACCGAAAGCGTGCAGCGCACGATCGAGGTCGGCTTCGAGGCCTACGCGATCGGCGGGCTCAGCGTCGGCGAGCCCGTCGACGTGATGTATGACGTCGTCGGCCACACGGCGCCGCTGCTGCCAGCCGACCGGCCGCGCTACTTGATGGGAACCGGCATGCCCGATGACCTGGTCGAATGCGTCGCGCGCGGCGTCGACATGTTCGATTGCGTGTTGCCGACGCGCAATGCCAGGAACGGCCAGCTGCTGACGGCGCGCGGGGTTATCGTCATCAAGAACGCCCGATATGCGGAAGACCCGCTGCCGCCCGATCCAGACTGCGGTTGTTACACCTGCCGCCGTTTCAGCCGCGCCTACCTGCGCCATCTCTTCATGGCGGGGGAGATGACCGGCGCGACGCTGCTCACCGTCCATAACCTCTACTTCTA is a genomic window containing:
- a CDS encoding tRNA guanosine(34) transglycosylase Tgt is translated as MLAGTSTVEHADTQPLHSARISDVRYAMSELRQAGSREPVAMHFTVTHTEGQARRGVLQTPHGVVETPVFMPVGTRGAVKAITHRDLEDAGAQIILGNTYHLHLRPGDDLIARAGGLHRFIGWPRPILTDSGGYQVFSLAQTRQVSEQGVEFRSHLDGALCALSPERATDIQAQLGSDVAMVLDECVGSGPRNPGRGSGPSAGVDPQIPPSDALPGTGDRRPAMERSARWARRCRTRFLQLRHERVDGVLVTNAGQAQFGIIQGGTDPGLRTESVQRTIEVGFEAYAIGGLSVGEPVDVMYDVVGHTAPLLPADRPRYLMGTGMPDDLVECVARGVDMFDCVLPTRNARNGQLLTARGVIVIKNARYAEDPLPPDPDCGCYTCRRFSRAYLRHLFMAGEMTGATLLTVHNLYFYLDLMRRIREALSFGSFEKLRQEFHLTFSRR